In the genome of Porphyrobacter sp. ULC335, one region contains:
- the folK gene encoding 2-amino-4-hydroxy-6-hydroxymethyldihydropteridine diphosphokinase codes for MSSTYLIALGSNRRHVAYGLPQAVVRAGLEECAALGTVTARSPVIATPPMGAARRRFANAALVLESELAPPSLLAALKRMEREFGRRRGQRWGDRVLDLDIVLWSGGRWVSPGLTIPHPAFAQRRFVLDPACTIAPGWRDPVSGLTLAHHHARLTRPRPLLRGARSLPK; via the coding sequence TTGAGCAGCACCTACCTGATCGCGCTGGGCAGCAACCGGCGGCATGTCGCCTATGGCCTGCCGCAAGCGGTGGTGCGCGCGGGACTGGAGGAATGCGCCGCGCTCGGCACGGTTACAGCACGCTCGCCGGTGATCGCGACCCCGCCGATGGGCGCGGCCCGCCGCCGTTTCGCCAATGCGGCGCTGGTGCTGGAGAGCGAGCTTGCGCCCCCTTCGCTCCTCGCCGCGCTCAAGCGCATGGAGCGTGAATTCGGCCGCCGCCGTGGGCAACGCTGGGGGGACCGCGTGCTTGACCTCGACATTGTGCTGTGGAGCGGCGGGCGCTGGGTCAGCCCCGGCCTCACGATCCCGCATCCGGCCTTTGCGCAGCGGCGCTTCGTGCTCGATCCGGCCTGCACCATCGCCCCCGGTTGGCGCGACCCGGTGAGCGGTTTGACCCTCGCCCATCACCATGCCCGCTTGACCCGCCCGCGCCCCCTCCTTAGGGGAGCGCGCTCATTGCCGAAGTGA
- a CDS encoding queuosine precursor transporter, translated as MNTPAPETPTHNPLDSMPLGLFVFTLLYGGMTVLAGVLAFKQVQLWPTGLAVESGIFPFLLLVVISSTLSQLYGRQMAQRIVWWGFFPLGLSALLMWLVLSLPASSEMIAFRPDDLAAFERVHRSTWRVWMAGPASYITSLLLNIWIFDRLRGGGEESTIGLMVRGAIASALSQAVDSVIFITLAFYGEFDITDLMIGQVLAKVVLSLVLVPFLITGGVRAARWLDRKKKG; from the coding sequence ATGAACACACCCGCACCCGAGACGCCCACCCACAACCCGCTCGATTCCATGCCGCTGGGGCTGTTTGTCTTCACGCTGCTGTACGGCGGGATGACGGTGCTGGCGGGCGTGCTCGCCTTCAAGCAGGTGCAATTGTGGCCGACGGGGCTGGCGGTGGAGAGCGGGATTTTCCCCTTCCTGCTGCTGGTCGTGATCTCCAGCACGCTGTCGCAGTTGTATGGGCGGCAGATGGCGCAGCGGATCGTGTGGTGGGGATTCTTCCCGCTCGGCCTGTCGGCGCTGCTGATGTGGCTGGTGCTCTCGCTCCCCGCCTCGTCCGAGATGATCGCCTTCCGCCCCGATGATCTGGCCGCGTTCGAGCGGGTGCACCGGTCGACCTGGCGGGTGTGGATGGCGGGCCCGGCGTCCTACATCACCTCGCTGCTGCTCAACATCTGGATCTTCGACCGGTTGCGCGGCGGAGGCGAGGAGAGCACAATCGGGCTGATGGTGCGCGGCGCGATTGCCTCGGCGCTCAGCCAGGCGGTCGATTCGGTGATCTTCATCACCCTGGCCTTCTACGGCGAGTTCGACATCACCGACCTGATGATCGGGCAGGTGCTCGCCAAAGTGGTGCTGAGCCTGGTGCTGGTGCCGTTCCTGATCACCGGCGGAGTGCGGGCGGCGCGGTGGCTGGACCGGAAAAAGAAAGGCTGA
- a CDS encoding NupC/NupG family nucleoside CNT transporter, whose product MNESITSILLSLVGVFAILGIAFALSSARRRINLRVVGSAFALQAVTALIVLRTDAGVAVIGGLSSGVIALLDFSKIGITSVFGPMETNPFANTFVIAALPVIVFFAAIVSILYHLGIMQRLVRWVGGAIGWITGISKVEALGAAANIFVGQSESPLVVRPYLAALSPAGLFTLMTVGMAGVAGTILAAYASFIGEDAVPFLLAAAFMSAPGGILMAKIMMPDDPAAPFAQGNGVGVAAVARARGKSNSLTEATRVVMYDENGQEVELPQARISAVGPASLVEGGAKADEVSAAETFEEGQRPANIIEAAAQGTQTGVKLAVAVGAMVMVFVALVALANGMLAGIGGGIVNLADGMGAPLSPEAASWLQAVSFQKLLGYLFAPVMFLIGISDWEQAQIAGGLFGTKIVLNEFVAFIDLGKMQAGELTARSRAIVTFALCGFANFSSIAIQMAVTGGLAPNQRPVIAKLGLKALAAGSLANLMSAALASLFLPY is encoded by the coding sequence GTGAACGAGAGTATCACGTCCATTCTGCTGAGCCTTGTCGGCGTTTTCGCCATTCTCGGCATTGCTTTCGCGCTGTCCTCGGCGCGGCGCAGGATCAACCTGCGCGTGGTCGGATCGGCCTTCGCGCTTCAGGCCGTCACCGCGCTGATCGTACTGCGCACCGATGCGGGCGTGGCGGTGATCGGCGGGTTGTCCAGCGGCGTGATCGCGCTGCTCGATTTCTCCAAGATCGGCATCACTTCGGTGTTCGGGCCGATGGAGACCAATCCCTTCGCCAACACCTTCGTGATCGCCGCGCTGCCGGTGATCGTGTTCTTCGCCGCGATCGTTTCGATCCTCTACCACCTCGGCATCATGCAGCGGCTGGTGCGCTGGGTTGGCGGGGCGATCGGCTGGATCACCGGCATCAGCAAGGTCGAGGCGCTGGGCGCTGCGGCAAACATCTTCGTCGGCCAGTCGGAAAGCCCGCTGGTGGTGCGGCCCTATCTCGCGGCGCTCAGCCCGGCCGGGCTGTTCACGCTGATGACCGTGGGCATGGCAGGCGTGGCGGGGACGATCCTGGCCGCCTATGCCAGCTTCATTGGCGAGGATGCAGTGCCGTTCCTGCTGGCCGCCGCCTTCATGTCGGCGCCGGGCGGGATTTTGATGGCCAAGATCATGATGCCTGATGATCCCGCTGCCCCCTTTGCGCAGGGCAATGGTGTCGGCGTGGCGGCGGTCGCGCGGGCGCGCGGCAAGAGCAATTCCCTGACCGAGGCGACCCGCGTCGTCATGTATGACGAAAACGGGCAGGAGGTCGAACTCCCCCAGGCACGCATCAGCGCGGTCGGCCCGGCCTCTCTGGTAGAGGGCGGCGCGAAGGCTGACGAGGTGAGCGCAGCGGAAACCTTCGAGGAAGGCCAGCGCCCCGCCAATATTATCGAAGCCGCCGCACAAGGCACGCAGACCGGGGTGAAGCTCGCGGTCGCGGTCGGTGCGATGGTGATGGTGTTCGTCGCGCTTGTCGCGCTGGCGAACGGGATGCTTGCCGGGATCGGCGGCGGGATCGTCAACCTTGCTGACGGTATGGGCGCACCGCTCAGCCCCGAAGCGGCGTCATGGCTGCAGGCTGTCAGCTTCCAGAAGCTGCTCGGCTACCTGTTCGCGCCGGTCATGTTCCTGATCGGCATTTCCGACTGGGAGCAGGCACAGATCGCGGGCGGATTGTTCGGCACCAAGATCGTGCTCAACGAATTCGTCGCCTTCATCGACCTTGGCAAGATGCAGGCGGGCGAGCTGACCGCGCGCAGCCGGGCGATTGTCACCTTTGCGCTGTGCGGTTTTGCCAACTTCTCGTCGATCGCGATCCAGATGGCGGTGACCGGCGGCCTGGCCCCCAACCAGCGCCCGGTGATCGCGAAGCTGGGCCTCAAGGCGCTGGCCGCAGGCAGCCTCGCCAACCTGATGAGCGCGGCGCTCGCCAGCCTGTTCCTGCCTTACTGA
- a CDS encoding isopenicillin N synthase family dioxygenase gives MINIASVSLAQPLETIADELGRSFGEYGFAVVRDHGIPQDLIDEAERVSKAFFALPDAVKRAYKIEGGGGARGYTPFGTEKAKDAEVFDLKEFWHVGRSLPEGHPLSAFMAPNVWPTEVEGFRETLSALFAAFETAGGRVLEAIALHLGRPRTFFADSVEDGNSVMRLLHYPPLGPGAPEGAIRAAGHEDINTITLLLGAEEAGLELLTRSGEWHAVDVPKGALVINVGDMLQRQTNGKLRSTTHRVVNPRGEAAQRARYSMPFFLHFRPDFLIEALPECIDESAANPPPAPITAHDFLMQRLREINLA, from the coding sequence ATGATCAACATCGCATCTGTCAGCCTCGCCCAGCCGCTTGAAACCATCGCCGACGAACTCGGCCGAAGCTTCGGTGAATATGGCTTTGCCGTGGTGCGCGATCACGGCATCCCGCAAGATCTGATCGACGAGGCCGAGCGGGTATCGAAAGCGTTCTTCGCGCTGCCCGATGCGGTCAAGCGCGCCTACAAGATCGAAGGCGGCGGCGGCGCGCGCGGCTACACCCCGTTCGGCACCGAAAAGGCCAAGGACGCCGAGGTCTTCGACCTCAAGGAATTCTGGCATGTCGGCCGCTCGCTTCCCGAAGGCCACCCGCTGAGCGCGTTCATGGCCCCCAATGTCTGGCCCACCGAGGTCGAAGGTTTCCGCGAAACGTTGAGCGCGCTGTTCGCCGCCTTCGAAACCGCCGGGGGGCGCGTGCTTGAAGCGATCGCGCTGCATCTTGGCCGCCCGCGCACCTTCTTCGCTGACAGCGTCGAGGACGGCAATTCGGTGATGCGCCTGCTGCATTACCCGCCGCTTGGCCCCGGTGCGCCCGAAGGCGCGATTCGCGCAGCCGGGCACGAGGACATCAACACCATCACCCTGCTGCTGGGCGCGGAGGAAGCGGGTCTCGAACTGCTCACCCGTTCGGGTGAGTGGCATGCGGTGGACGTGCCCAAAGGCGCGCTGGTCATCAATGTCGGCGACATGCTGCAACGCCAGACCAACGGCAAGCTGCGCTCGACCACGCACCGGGTGGTGAACCCGCGCGGAGAAGCGGCGCAGCGGGCGCGCTATTCGATGCCGTTCTTCCTGCATTTCCGGCCCGATTTCCTGATCGAAGCCCTGCCCGAATGCATCGATGAAAGCGCCGCGAATCCGCCGCCCGCGCCGATCACCGCGCATGATTTCCTGATGCAGCGCCTGCGCGAGATCAATCTCGCCTGA
- a CDS encoding TonB-dependent receptor, which produces MKLKYLLAASIVSLAATTTIATPAFAQQIVTEVEGRVTDENGNPLAGSVVTVTNTSTNAVRTVTTGSDGTFRVTALPPGGPYEVTANSDGFEGQTVQDVYTALGRPTSFSFGLTATAAGASDNVIIVSGSRAGVAQVAVGPGQAFGSLQLEAFPSITRDIRDIIRIDPRVSLEFNGTEGFDRISCLGGNDRANTFTVDGIVQADVFGLNGTPFAARNSLPLPFDAVDQTSVEFAPFDVEYSDFTGCLINVVTKAGSNEFSGSAFVTYFDGGMQNDEVVLADGRRQNVNAGEEKRWGATLSGPIFKDRLFFSFAYEEVDLIEGAFDSPSGAGIGNPELGVTLAEFNRFREIAQRVYGQDTGPFATSLANTSLRYFGRLDGQITDDHRVVVTYQRLDESKIEDDSGAAFSGINSFENEGTISDYYSAQLYSQWSDSVSTEFRMSRADVSDVQGPLGFDEANGANPVPRLIVGTNNLPPAGSIAGGRNGQLFSGPGFSRALNQLDSKVDQARFIMNIDAGGGHNIKLGAEYNNLEVFNLFLQNATGTLYFANLNDFENGLIAGGTNINVNSDRLVANQTIGADINVPVGFDVNNSAAEFSRTIYSFFAQDDWQATDQLSINAGVRVQLFDGGAPSQNNLYSQRIGFSNSTGFSSLDPQILPRLSATYDFDNDGFLSNTRLTGGVGIFSGGDPVVFFSNAFSNDGFTSGLGNTNSCAAGQLTRGAGGKISVLDAQGRFTGIPQCVANAGQAIAAAGGGNVQTVDPNLDVPTAVRANIGLSTEFGTESGFFSNWRLNLDYIYTRFNDTLTVVDLLQQIDPSQGLNGRTVDGRPIYRPIDPLRAGCSARIVGTGGNNPQWTGVSPACFNSANSTLQEFLQLTNGPSFEAHNASLILTKRFSKGIITDGGSVNVNFGYAFTDSQQSPNARDATAGSFFDGTAAFDPQNLGVSQSGFETRHNFTMSMAFQEEFIEDYKTSFGFFFRASEGRPYSLVYDDATPTFRGSQSAEENILAYIPTGANDPNIAPAIFNSSGVRTGGSDPAAVAAFIDALQNGVPIGTTGRRQQLNCNFTPGQTVERNQCRNPWVFDLDLRISQELPFLGKLTGIKKDRIELFADVVNVLNLIDDEANSVRTLGGSDGRVDLVDGSYDAQGRYVITGFTAAQGLPDTIVAPSVWRVQIGARYEF; this is translated from the coding sequence ATGAAGCTTAAGTATCTCCTTGCGGCGAGCATCGTCAGCCTTGCTGCGACGACCACCATCGCCACGCCGGCATTCGCTCAGCAGATCGTCACCGAAGTCGAAGGTCGCGTGACCGACGAAAACGGCAACCCGCTTGCGGGTTCGGTCGTCACCGTGACCAACACCAGCACCAACGCGGTCCGCACCGTCACCACCGGGAGCGACGGTACTTTCCGCGTGACTGCTCTGCCGCCGGGCGGCCCTTACGAAGTGACGGCCAACTCGGACGGCTTCGAAGGCCAGACCGTGCAGGATGTTTACACCGCGCTCGGTCGTCCGACCTCCTTCAGCTTCGGCCTGACCGCGACCGCTGCGGGCGCATCGGACAATGTCATCATCGTTTCGGGCTCGCGCGCTGGCGTGGCCCAGGTTGCAGTCGGTCCGGGCCAGGCCTTTGGTTCGCTCCAGCTTGAAGCTTTCCCGTCGATCACGCGCGACATCCGCGACATCATCCGCATCGACCCGCGCGTCAGCCTCGAATTCAACGGCACCGAAGGCTTTGACCGCATTTCGTGCCTTGGCGGCAACGACCGCGCCAACACCTTCACCGTCGACGGCATCGTGCAGGCGGACGTGTTCGGCCTGAACGGCACGCCCTTCGCTGCGCGCAACTCGCTGCCGCTTCCCTTCGACGCGGTCGATCAGACTTCGGTCGAATTCGCTCCGTTCGACGTCGAGTACTCGGACTTCACCGGCTGTCTCATCAACGTGGTGACCAAGGCCGGTTCGAACGAGTTCTCGGGCTCGGCCTTCGTCACCTACTTCGATGGCGGAATGCAGAACGACGAAGTCGTGCTTGCCGACGGCCGCCGCCAGAACGTGAACGCCGGCGAAGAAAAGCGCTGGGGCGCGACGCTCTCCGGCCCGATCTTCAAGGACCGCCTGTTCTTCAGCTTCGCTTATGAAGAAGTCGACCTGATCGAAGGCGCATTCGATTCGCCGTCGGGCGCGGGCATCGGCAACCCCGAACTCGGCGTGACGCTGGCGGAATTCAACCGCTTCCGTGAAATCGCCCAGCGCGTTTACGGGCAGGACACCGGCCCGTTTGCCACCTCGCTTGCCAACACCAGCCTGCGTTACTTCGGCCGTCTCGACGGTCAGATCACCGATGATCACCGCGTGGTTGTGACCTACCAGCGCCTCGACGAAAGCAAGATCGAAGACGATTCGGGTGCGGCCTTCTCGGGCATCAATTCCTTCGAAAACGAAGGCACCATCTCCGATTACTACTCCGCCCAGCTCTACTCGCAGTGGAGCGATTCGGTGTCGACCGAGTTCCGCATGAGCCGTGCTGACGTCTCCGACGTTCAGGGCCCGCTGGGCTTCGACGAAGCCAATGGCGCCAACCCCGTGCCCCGTCTGATCGTCGGCACCAACAACCTGCCCCCGGCAGGCTCGATCGCGGGCGGCCGCAATGGTCAGCTGTTCTCGGGCCCGGGCTTCTCGCGCGCTCTTAACCAGCTCGACTCGAAGGTCGATCAGGCTCGCTTCATCATGAACATCGATGCGGGCGGCGGCCACAACATCAAGCTGGGTGCGGAATACAACAACCTGGAAGTGTTCAACCTCTTCCTCCAGAATGCCACCGGCACGCTGTACTTCGCCAACCTCAACGACTTCGAGAACGGCCTGATTGCGGGCGGCACCAACATCAACGTCAACAGCGATCGCCTGGTAGCCAACCAGACCATCGGTGCTGACATCAACGTCCCCGTGGGCTTTGACGTCAACAATTCGGCGGCTGAATTCTCGCGCACGATCTATTCGTTCTTCGCACAGGACGATTGGCAGGCAACCGATCAGCTCTCGATCAACGCCGGTGTTCGCGTACAGCTGTTCGATGGCGGCGCGCCCAGCCAGAACAACCTGTACAGCCAGCGCATCGGCTTCTCGAACTCGACCGGTTTCTCGTCGCTCGATCCGCAGATCCTGCCGCGTCTTTCGGCAACCTACGACTTCGACAATGATGGCTTCTTGTCGAACACCCGCCTCACCGGCGGCGTCGGGATCTTCTCGGGTGGCGATCCGGTTGTGTTCTTCTCGAACGCGTTCTCGAACGACGGCTTCACCTCCGGCCTCGGCAACACCAATAGCTGCGCGGCCGGTCAGCTGACCCGCGGTGCGGGCGGCAAGATCAGCGTGCTCGATGCGCAGGGCCGCTTCACCGGTATCCCGCAGTGCGTGGCCAATGCCGGTCAGGCCATTGCTGCTGCTGGCGGTGGCAACGTGCAGACCGTCGATCCGAACCTTGACGTGCCGACTGCGGTGCGTGCCAACATCGGCCTCTCGACCGAATTCGGCACCGAGAGCGGGTTCTTCAGCAACTGGCGTCTGAACCTCGACTACATCTACACCCGCTTCAACGACACGCTGACGGTCGTCGACCTGCTCCAGCAGATCGACCCCTCGCAGGGCCTCAACGGGCGCACGGTGGATGGTCGCCCGATCTACCGCCCGATCGATCCGCTGCGCGCGGGTTGCTCGGCACGGATTGTCGGCACTGGTGGCAACAATCCGCAGTGGACCGGTGTGAGCCCGGCATGCTTCAACTCGGCAAACTCGACGCTGCAGGAGTTCCTGCAGCTGACCAACGGGCCGAGCTTCGAAGCGCACAACGCCTCGCTGATCCTGACCAAGCGTTTCAGCAAGGGCATCATCACCGACGGCGGAAGCGTGAACGTGAACTTCGGTTACGCGTTCACCGACAGCCAGCAGTCGCCCAACGCGCGTGATGCCACGGCCGGCTCGTTCTTCGATGGTACTGCGGCGTTTGATCCGCAGAACCTCGGCGTGTCGCAGTCGGGCTTTGAAACCCGCCACAACTTCACGATGTCGATGGCCTTCCAGGAAGAGTTCATCGAAGACTACAAGACCAGCTTCGGCTTCTTCTTCCGTGCCTCTGAAGGCCGTCCGTACAGCCTCGTCTATGATGATGCGACTCCGACCTTCCGCGGCAGCCAGTCGGCTGAAGAAAACATTCTGGCCTACATTCCGACCGGCGCCAACGATCCGAACATCGCTCCGGCGATCTTCAACTCGTCGGGTGTGCGGACGGGTGGTTCGGACCCGGCAGCTGTGGCCGCGTTCATCGATGCCTTGCAGAACGGCGTTCCGATCGGCACCACCGGCCGTCGCCAGCAGCTCAACTGCAACTTCACTCCCGGCCAGACCGTGGAGCGGAACCAGTGCCGCAACCCTTGGGTGTTCGATCTCGATCTGCGGATCAGCCAGGAACTGCCGTTCCTCGGCAAGCTGACCGGCATCAAAAAGGACCGGATCGAACTGTTCGCCGACGTCGTCAACGTGCTCAACCTGATCGACGATGAAGCGAACTCGGTGCGCACGCTGGGCGGTTCCGATGGCCGCGTCGACCTCGTCGATGGCAGCTACGACGCGCAGGGTCGCTATGTGATCACCGGCTTCACCGCCGCACAGGGCCTGCCCGACACGATCGTAGCGCCTTCGGTCTGGCGCGTTCAGATCGGCGCACGTTACGAATTCTAA
- a CDS encoding ATP-binding protein — MTSSLWHRAHLAGIATGPIDRRSLAAALIGGAGYLAFACLSLMLAHAGDTVSPIWLPNACVVAFLLRARLRCEVPFLLACLAASLAANAVVQLPDQTAVLFSFANLVEIIAVLALTRVAGRRAPDMNRIGDLARFVWAGGLIGPLLSALVVLPVMGSSVDQLRAGAMAWFLTESMAMLLIVPVALLLVDRFAGRLAPAPARPLESAALLCGGMVSAFLVFNQTHYPLLFLIQPVTLLHAFRLGSLGSALNVVGVAVVAGVMTLVGLGPIAAASGTAIAELHLLQAFIAANFLTGLPVAAILAGRDRIRARLEAGKREVDLLAENISDAILRFDLAGVCTYASPSVRDVMQTQPETFVGRHVTARLHPDAHDRAVQALQRLLEGESDRERVTYRRFADAPDGSPVFIEADCAVVCNPETGAREGVVVAARDVTERVELELLLTRARRHAENAARAKSEFLANMSHEIRTPMNGVLGFAELMLQGDLADDQRRFAELIVQSGRSMMMLLNDVLDLSKIESGQFAIDPAPVDLHASLAECAALHRPAAERKGLTLELAWEGGEEPDPRPGEARAPWVLTDGLRLRQILLNLIGNAVKFTEAGHIRVSYRISRNEVRVTVADSGIGISPRQLETIFHPFTQGEADTARRFGGTGLGLSISRQLAALLGGRIEVDSTPGEGSRFTLVLPATLAPPVADDILPEVTPSPELPPRALAPSRILLVEDHDINRLLVSEMLERCGQEVDQAHDGNEAIAMVIDSIMRGRPYNLVLMDVQMPDCDGLAATRAIRAEGIGPGLLPVIALTANAYPEDVAAARAAGMQGHLAKPVVFAQLARTLQRWLPTWIVEADELGPPGPGNAAMPAAARASAMARSPRLVARWQARRREAIVAVEAGLGEGWLAGTGTTPDERAGDLARMLHRIAGTAAMFDEAPLGEAAAALERALVAGADAATCTALATTLLAEGQGLTATRDGTPAGRP; from the coding sequence GTGACATCATCCCTTTGGCACCGGGCGCACCTTGCCGGGATTGCCACCGGGCCCATCGACCGCAGAAGCCTCGCCGCGGCGCTGATCGGCGGTGCGGGATATCTCGCCTTTGCCTGCCTCAGCCTTATGCTGGCCCATGCGGGCGACACCGTCAGCCCGATCTGGCTGCCCAATGCCTGCGTGGTTGCCTTCCTGTTGCGCGCGCGGTTGCGGTGCGAGGTGCCGTTCCTGCTCGCCTGCCTGGCCGCCAGCCTCGCGGCCAACGCCGTGGTGCAGCTGCCCGATCAGACCGCGGTGCTGTTCTCCTTTGCCAATCTGGTGGAGATCATCGCCGTGCTGGCGCTGACCCGCGTCGCGGGACGACGGGCGCCGGATATGAACCGCATCGGCGATTTGGCCCGCTTCGTCTGGGCGGGCGGACTGATTGGCCCGTTGCTCTCGGCGCTCGTCGTCCTGCCGGTAATGGGCAGCAGCGTCGATCAGCTGCGCGCCGGAGCGATGGCGTGGTTCCTCACCGAAAGCATGGCGATGCTGCTGATCGTTCCAGTGGCGCTGCTGCTGGTTGATCGCTTCGCCGGCCGGCTCGCCCCTGCCCCGGCCCGCCCGCTGGAGAGCGCAGCCCTGCTCTGCGGGGGAATGGTCAGCGCCTTCCTGGTGTTCAACCAGACGCATTATCCGCTGCTGTTCCTGATCCAGCCGGTCACCCTGCTGCACGCCTTCCGGCTCGGCAGCCTCGGCAGCGCGCTCAACGTGGTGGGGGTGGCGGTAGTGGCGGGGGTGATGACCCTTGTCGGTTTGGGGCCAATCGCAGCGGCGAGCGGCACGGCCATTGCCGAACTGCACCTGCTTCAGGCCTTCATTGCCGCCAATTTCCTGACCGGACTCCCCGTGGCCGCGATCCTTGCCGGGCGTGACCGGATCAGGGCGCGGCTCGAAGCGGGCAAGCGCGAGGTCGATCTGCTGGCCGAGAATATCAGTGATGCGATCCTGCGCTTCGATCTGGCGGGGGTGTGCACCTATGCCTCGCCTTCGGTCCGCGATGTGATGCAAACGCAGCCGGAAACCTTCGTGGGCCGTCACGTCACAGCACGCCTGCATCCCGATGCGCATGACCGCGCGGTGCAGGCGCTGCAACGGCTGCTTGAGGGCGAAAGCGATCGCGAGCGGGTGACCTATCGCCGTTTCGCCGATGCTCCCGATGGTTCGCCCGTGTTCATCGAGGCCGATTGCGCGGTCGTCTGCAATCCCGAAACAGGCGCGCGCGAAGGCGTGGTGGTCGCCGCGCGCGACGTGACCGAGCGGGTCGAGCTGGAACTGCTTCTCACCCGCGCGCGCCGCCATGCCGAGAATGCGGCGCGGGCCAAGTCCGAATTCCTCGCCAATATGAGCCATGAGATCCGCACGCCCATGAACGGGGTGCTGGGCTTTGCCGAACTGATGTTGCAGGGCGATCTTGCCGACGATCAGCGCCGCTTTGCCGAGCTGATCGTGCAGTCGGGCCGGTCGATGATGATGCTCCTCAACGATGTGCTCGACCTCTCCAAGATCGAGAGCGGGCAGTTCGCGATCGACCCTGCGCCGGTCGATCTGCACGCCAGCCTGGCGGAATGCGCCGCGCTCCACCGCCCCGCGGCCGAGCGCAAGGGGCTGACCTTGGAACTCGCATGGGAGGGCGGCGAGGAGCCGGACCCCCGCCCCGGCGAAGCGCGCGCGCCCTGGGTGCTGACCGATGGGCTGCGGCTGCGGCAGATCCTGCTCAATCTCATCGGCAACGCGGTCAAGTTCACCGAAGCAGGCCATATCCGCGTGAGCTATCGCATCAGCCGTAACGAAGTGCGTGTCACGGTTGCCGATAGCGGCATCGGGATCAGTCCGCGCCAACTTGAAACGATCTTCCATCCCTTTACCCAGGGCGAGGCCGATACGGCCCGGCGCTTTGGCGGAACCGGGCTTGGCCTGTCGATCAGCCGCCAGCTCGCCGCGTTGCTCGGCGGGCGGATCGAGGTGGACAGCACGCCTGGCGAAGGGTCACGCTTCACGCTGGTGCTCCCCGCCACGCTCGCACCGCCGGTGGCCGACGATATCCTGCCCGAAGTCACGCCCTCGCCCGAACTGCCGCCGCGCGCGCTGGCGCCTTCGCGCATCCTGCTGGTCGAGGATCACGACATTAACCGCCTGCTGGTCAGCGAGATGCTCGAACGCTGCGGGCAGGAGGTCGATCAGGCGCATGACGGGAACGAGGCCATCGCGATGGTGATCGATTCGATCATGCGCGGGCGGCCCTATAATCTGGTGCTGATGGATGTGCAGATGCCTGATTGTGACGGACTCGCCGCAACGCGCGCGATCCGCGCCGAGGGGATCGGGCCGGGCCTGCTGCCGGTGATCGCGCTGACCGCCAATGCCTACCCGGAGGATGTTGCAGCGGCACGCGCGGCGGGGATGCAGGGGCATCTCGCCAAGCCCGTGGTGTTCGCCCAGCTCGCCCGCACATTGCAGCGCTGGCTGCCGACGTGGATCGTCGAAGCGGACGAGCTTGGCCCGCCGGGTCCCGGCAACGCGGCCATGCCTGCCGCCGCGCGGGCATCGGCGATGGCGCGATCCCCGCGGCTCGTGGCACGCTGGCAGGCGCGGCGGCGCGAGGCGATTGTGGCGGTGGAGGCCGGGCTCGGAGAGGGCTGGCTGGCCGGAACGGGCACGACGCCTGATGAACGTGCGGGCGATCTGGCGCGAATGCTCCACCGGATCGCAGGCACGGCAGCGATGTTCGATGAAGCCCCTCTGGGCGAAGCGGCCGCGGCGCTCGAACGGGCGCTGGTCGCGGGCGCGGATGCTGCAACCTGCACGGCGCTCGCCACAACGCTCCTCGCCGAGGGTCAGGGACTTACCGCAACCAGAGATGGCACCCCCGCCGGGCGGCCCTGA
- a CDS encoding energy transducer TonB, with product MATKETFGARKRRLSWPLIAGIVLLHIAALYGLARALAPDMTAAVEREVVAAFNLSPPEPPAPPPPENQSEPDEGAQGDPGRDAVAKPVTSQPPKVRVKKDDPLPRASSTGTANQSGAAAAGDGTGAAGSGLGTGSGNSGSGRGGIAVSKPVHISGRIDNARDFPVPPGGRDARRGTQVIVRVVVGTDGRARDCAVVRPSPDAEADRITCRLVETRLGFRPAMDAQGNPVAAPFYWRQQWF from the coding sequence ATGGCGACCAAGGAGACCTTCGGCGCGCGCAAGCGGCGGCTGAGCTGGCCGCTGATTGCGGGCATCGTGCTGCTGCACATCGCCGCGCTCTATGGCCTCGCGCGTGCGCTGGCGCCCGATATGACCGCCGCTGTCGAGCGCGAGGTCGTGGCCGCCTTCAACCTTTCCCCGCCCGAGCCTCCGGCTCCGCCTCCGCCGGAGAATCAGTCCGAACCGGATGAAGGCGCGCAGGGCGATCCCGGGCGCGACGCCGTGGCAAAGCCTGTCACCAGCCAGCCGCCCAAGGTGCGGGTGAAGAAGGACGATCCGCTGCCCCGCGCGTCGTCAACCGGCACGGCCAACCAGTCGGGCGCGGCGGCGGCGGGCGATGGCACCGGCGCGGCGGGTAGCGGGCTGGGCACCGGCAGCGGCAACAGCGGGAGCGGGCGCGGGGGGATTGCGGTGTCGAAACCCGTCCACATCTCCGGCCGGATCGATAATGCCCGCGACTTTCCCGTTCCGCCTGGCGGGCGGGACGCACGGCGCGGGACGCAGGTGATCGTTCGCGTGGTTGTCGGCACCGATGGCCGCGCGCGCGATTGCGCGGTGGTCCGCCCCAGTCCCGATGCCGAGGCCGATCGCATCACCTGCCGGCTGGTCGAGACGCGCCTCGGCTTCCGTCCGGCGATGGACGCCCAAGGCAATCCGGTTGCCGCTCCGTTCTACTGGCGCCAACAGTGGTTCTGA